In Falco peregrinus isolate bFalPer1 chromosome 9, bFalPer1.pri, whole genome shotgun sequence, the genomic stretch GACATATGTTACTTTTCATCCTCAACTAGATCTTCCTCAGCTATGGGCACCGTAAGTGGTCCTGGATTTGGCTAGATAATAGCACAAACTATTACTGTGATTTCATTCTGCACCTGCATATCAAACCCAAATCAAATTAGATTAAATCACcaagtattttgtttctttaatgctGTGCAGAAACTAAGGAAACTTTTATCTAGCCATCATGATGCTGTCTGCCTGTGTACTATGCAGATACTTTTCCCAGGAAAAGTGCGGTTGAGGTGGCAGtcttaaaagcaaatgaaaccaGCTTCTGCTTTGTCCCATCAGTGAGGGTACCTTGACACACATCCTTTCTTTTAATCCCCTGACGGCTTCCAAGGGACTGATGCAAATCCCTGTGCTGGGCTTTGATGAGGAGATGCAGCACCGCCACTTCTCTGTGTCTCCTGCAGTTTACAGAGGCGGCTTCAGCGCATAATGTGATCCCTGTGCGGGGGCTGTAGCAAATCCACGGAGATTTCCACCAACCGTCCTCTCTGGCATCCCAACAACATGCGTCTTTGATGCGAATTCCCGCCGGGAGCCTTAGAAGGACCTACAGCTTTGAAGCTGGCCTGTAAACTGTGCTGTCAGGGATCCAGTTGTCAGCCCCCTCTtcagggagaaagggagagcaaACTGCCAAGAGCTGCGTACAGCTACAGGGCAAGCGGCAGATCTGGTGGTCTTGGCCTCGCAGAATTCCTGTGTGGTGGTGAGAATCCCTTTTTGCCTGGCGTAGAAGCATCCTCTCCGGTGGCTCCAGGATGCTGtgggcagtggggctgtgctggtaCCCACCTGGAGGGTCTCCCCACTCCAGGGCTGACGGAAGGGGAGTGGGCACACCGTGGCTTTCCACCCGGCCACGAGGTTTCAGCCCTCTGAAGGTGGTAAAGCACCTGCACGGAGCTTCACATGGGGAAACGCTCGGTGTGGTTTAGAAACAGATGAAGATGTTTACCCAACACGAGGGCTCTTCTGTGGCAGGCCTGACTTTCAGTGGTTGTTTGCTAAGACATGTCGGAGTATGGGCAGACTCGTGACTTCCTATCGGGATGGACATAAGCTGGTCTTTGAGGTGAGGAATTTCAGTGGCCAAATCTGgtttgaaaagacaaaatgcaGTTGCCCTCTTTATGATTCAGTGGCTGCTGATGCCTTCTGCTGTCAGCACTGGGAGCTCCTTCTGTACCaacctgaaaaagcaaatttctttttctttctgactaGAATTAACTGAGACACCAactctgatttttcttgtgTCTTCTGTCTCCAGTAAGAGCTGGAACCGTTCTGCCACCATCcatgctgctactgctgctgctattaCACCAGAGGTTGCTAAACCAGACCCCTGAATTAAAACACTTACTGCACAATCTACACTGAACTAAATCAGCCTTTCCTGGTGTATATGGAGAAGCTTCTTAGGCTGCTTCATAGATGGAACTGCAAGTTCTTAGTGTATTTATGTTACACAGAAGCAGGTGTGACTGTAGAACTCCTGTTTTCAGCAGCTAAGTCTTAGGTCAGTGTCGTAAATGAGTTACACTGAAGCTCATCAGATGTTCACAGCATTATGTGTCATACTTTTGGGGAATGGAggttgtgattattttttttctggtcagaGCTGTTACtagaataatttaattatagtttattttttatccCTGTGGGTCTCTCTACTTGTATTGGAAACTGACAGCCAAATCTGCAGTGCAGGAGGCTGTAATGGATcggggcagagctgggtggtGGAGGCCCCCACGGCGCTCGCTGGGGCAGACCCATGCAGGGCCTGACAGCTgatctgctgctcctggggcttTCCAGGGTGGCTGCATGGCAGAGAAGAGCCTGTGAGTGAGGTTTTACCATGCCCTTCCTTTCAGGCTagtgggaaagcagcagggcGCTGGCAGTGGGTTTTGTCGCCTTCTGAAAGTGTCTGTGCAGGGGCATGCTGTTGGGCACGGCCAGAGATCGGCGTGCGTGCCGAGATCCGCGTGCGTGCCGACATCTACGTGCGTGCTGAGCAGTGCGGGAGGAAAGgtggggagcagcaccagctgcggtgctgggatggggaaggcagggaggtCAGTGCAGGCGCAGCATTTTTTAGCCTACACCTTGATTTTCTAATTGCGCTCAAGGCAATAGAGGCAGCAGCCGCAGCCGACAGAACTTAACAGTGACATGCGAGTTTGTTTAGCTGAGTGtctgaacaggaaaaaacctgctgtCAGTCTACTAGAAACGTTAATCAGCTGATCTTTCAGGAAAAGCCTCTCTTCCTAGAGATCGAGCAGTTTTCGTTAAGTCATCATGAGGTTTTCTTTCACCACAACATACAAGCAGCTTTAATTTTTGTCTATGTAGTAAAAGCTTGCAGtattgggaaaacaaaaaaatccatacaaATCAAGGACAAATCACTGACTGTTAGTGGCTGCTGTAACGATGTTCTTAAAGCTGAATGACTGAAAAAATCTGTAACCAATGCAAATATAGTAAAACAGATTAATCAAAATCTACAGGTTTTATTTACAATcatattacttttattttttctgtaatgcaaCTTATTCCAAGTCCTCCCCCAAAAACTGATGCTGCAATGTTTACGTTCAGTAAACCTATACAATGATAGTACACTCTGCTGCTTTCGCGTAAGCCAACTGGCTTGCAAATGTTGTCTGCACATCATAAATGGTATACAGAAACGGAAGGTTCTCCACAAGCATCTGGAGTGCTTCGTGAAACACTGTTGTGGCAGAATGAGAGTGTATTAGAGGTGCAGGTCAGATGCTCTGTTCTCCCACCAAGGAGAGGCAGTCATCTGTCTGATGTGCtaagaggaaagaaagtctATCAAGTTCTGGTATTTCGTTAATTACTTGAATACAATAAACTATAAATTTGCAGAGGAATGGATGTGCTCAGTTCTTGCTGGAAGGAGTTACTGGAACTCCTGACTCTTTAAGCGTCTCGACTTCACTTGAGAGGTACAACCTTTTTGTCATCATGGACTTAAGACCTCCAAGTGATACATGtacagggagaaaaggaagaagactTAACTCtattctatatttaaaaaagctaaattatttgtatatccttttcattatcaaattatattttctctttcaaagtaAACTGGTTCCTTCGGGAGGAGTTAGTTTTAATAACAGCTCAGTGTTATAACCAGGAGCCActaattcaaaaaaaaaatcactcttttCTACTGAAAGGTATAAAGAACTACAGCTTATCCCCCCCAATTATAAAGCTGAAGAAGCAATTAGAGCCTTCTGTTGTCTTAAGCATGTCTAAATCATCTTGTCCCATGCAACTGCTGTCGGACTTCAGATGGATACAGTGATTAATACTGTCACAAAAGTGAGTGACTTCTCCTCTCAGCCCTGTCAACACTAGCACCTACAGACAAAATCATTGTTTAAAGCTCTAGCACATCACAGAATAGTGCTGATACTGGTATTTTACATCTAATGCAACATTCAGTAATTCATATGTAatcttaacagttaaaaattcaAGACTGGGGTACTAACTAAAGGAACCACTAACATGAAGTTTCTTTATCTGGCATGGAATAAGGGGAGGGATAGTTTAGATGACATTGTAGAGGTTgggcaacaacaaaaaattttatttctccatCCAGTATTTTATACACTTTACAAAAACCAGTAATATCACTGCGCCCATAAAAATGTTATCCATGGCAATGGAAAGCAAATACTACTTTTTGTCATCTAATGGggtctttttaaaatcataatacAAAGATCTGTGCTGTAGCAGTCCTCCACTTTGCACTGTAACAATAAGGCTTACTGTACTTTAAATACAAAGCTGTTACATCTGCAGTTATGAACCACTGGCTTTAACAAACATCATTTTATAgttgctttttgcttcttttttgttctctggAACCTCAGCTTCATCATGTTTTTCAGCAGCTTGTAGCTCCTCTGCAGACTCCTCTTGCTCTGACTCAGAGCCACTTTCAGAGTTCTCGGAGCTCTCTTCAGAGGAGTGTCCAGCTGCCTCTTCTTGTTCTTCACTTTCCTGAAACTAGAATTTCAGACTGTGAGACAGATAAACCATTATTTCCTGGCAACTCCATTGCAGCTTCTAAGATTCGCCAGTGTGAATGTTTCACTTAGTAGCTCCTTTCATTCTAGTACTAAAATGGGCTATGTTGCTAAACACAGGTCTTTAATATACAAATTATTAGGCAGAAAGCAACTCCACTGAAGTGGTTAACCATAACCAACCCTGACATCCATGGTTTCAGCAGCCATATTCTTATTTAGTTAGAGCAGAAATTCTAAAGGCACCACTAAATGAGTTTGAGAAATTTCAGATCACGTCACTTTAGTAATTCCTTACTTTGGTGTACACAGTACATAACAACACTTGACTATTTGCCAGGGAGTGAAACATAATGAAAGTAAGAGCTAGACCATCAGGAATTTATGTTCACAACTCATCTTTGAACCTTTCAATTGGCAGATAAAGACATGTTCCTAATAACCTGATTCTCTTAGTTTCTGTCACACTTCTCTTCCTGCTCATTCCTATAGAATTCCTTGTAAGTATGAGACCAGTCACATGTCAGCTCACTTGCGGACTCTGTACAGCAAATCTCCCACATCTGACCCCTCTATAGCCACTTACTTTTCAGGACCATAGAGAGGTAAGTGCCCCACTGCAACAAGAAGCTAAGATTAATTAGCTCTCAGCAACAATGCAGATGGTTGTGTATTCCTTGGCAACACCCTGATTTAATCCATTTGTCACTTTCTGTCCTAATCAGTCTTGACTACTATGGAGCATTAAGCATGTCATATCTCTTTTCAGAACAATGAGAAGCATCAATCATTCCCAGGCATCTAAACGGCCTCCACAGTGTACACAAATAGGGGTGAAGTGCCTGCAGTAAGTTTGTTCTTGATCCCAAAGTGCAGAAGTTTGCCACTAGTTGCAGTGACTGGATTTTTAAACCATTGTCTTAATGAAGTGAAAGTTGAATCATTACAGAAATAACTACCTCACTGAAACCAAGTCCACAATGGCGCCGGTTTCGTCCAGACATCGTGCTGTCCATGCTTTGTTGGTACTGAGACTCCAattcttcattcattttcttgtcttcttCCCCTGCATTGTCCAGTGTACTTTGGTTATGGTTCATTCAAATTAACAAAGACATCAAATTACATGAAGTTACATTTTCAAAGTTCATCAATATATACATGAAAAAGTTTAAATCTAGCCACCTTAAACTACTGGATTGAGCATTACTGCATACAATCAATCAGATTTATTAGCAGTTGTATCAAGCGTGCAAGCAAAACTGCTTTGATACAAAGATGGGTTGCTAAGTTCCTAAGACCTGATGTATTCAGAGTGTTACACTATGCATGGTTTATGTTCTACTGAAGGAGGTAAATGTAACCAGTACGACTTCTCTGTGCTTCCTGCCGATACTGCAACAGGTTTCTGACCTTTGCTACTTAGCgtaattactgtaattaaacCATGATTAATATATAGCAGCAGAAGTTGGGCAATATCATTCTTGTTTACAGAGCTGTATCTGAAACTATTTAACACATCCCGAATTATGACGAGCAGTTACTACAGCTCTACATTTTTCCAGCTTTAGGAattagcagaaaaaataattttcatgagCTACTTGTACATGCCCTTAACCTACTTGTTTGAATAAGTAAAGGATCATTTtgactggggggaaaaatatgGTCTAAAATAGTTAAGAATCCTCTGTTCTTGTAAAAGGTAGGAATCTCTAACTCTCCCCCGACAGGCCTACAACACTATAGTTTTTGATGTGTATCTCCGTAAAATTAAAAGCTTGTATTGCAAATTGATGTTTTCTCATTTGGAAGTTAGACCTGTATGTTATTATAAAAGGACAGTAAC encodes the following:
- the C9H11orf58 gene encoding small acidic protein, which codes for MSSGRESQGHHGLKRAASPDGSSSWEAADLGNEERKQKFLRLMGAGKKEHTGRLVIGDHRSTSHFRTGEEDKKMNEELESQYQQSMDSTMSGRNRRHCGLGFSEFQESEEQEEAAGHSSEESSENSESGSESEQEESAEELQAAEKHDEAEVPENKKEAKSNYKMMFVKASGS